The genomic region CGCCCACGAAAGAGGATGCCCGGAAGATCGAGCTGATCAAGGGCCCCAATATTGCCTCGCTGCCGGAGTTCGAGGGGCTGCCCGACACCCTGGAATTGCCCATATTGCTTAAGGTCGGCGACGACATTTCCACCGATGAAATCCTACGCGCCGGCGCCGAAGTGCTGCCGTTCCGCTCCAATATTCCGCAGATCAGCCGCTTCGTCTACGATAAGGTAGACAAGACTTACCCGCAGCGTGCTGAAGAAACGGGAGATCACGCCATCGTGGGCGGGGACAACTACGGCCAAGGCAGCTCGCGTGAGCACGCCGCGCTTGCTCCGCGCTACCTGGGTCTGCGGGTAGTCATCGCCAAGAAATTCGCCCGCATTCACTGGCAGAACCTGGTGAACTTCGGCGTACTGCCGCTGACCTTTGCCGATCCCGGCGACTACGACCACCTTGAGCAGGGCGAAAGACTGCATTTCGCCGATCTTCGGCAGGCGCTGCAAAAGGGAGCCCGCCTATGCGCGCGCCTGACCAACGGCAACGAGCTGGTGCTGGAGCACGCGTTGTCCCCGCGCCAAGTGGACCTATTGCTGGCCGGCGGCCTCATCAACTGGATGCGAGAGCGATTTTAGTGGCCCCGACGATAGCCAGGTCACAAATTTCGGCGCAAGCACCCGGTTGCTGGATCAGGTCGATGTGATTTCCGCAGTTTCCGGCGGCAGCTATACCGCTGCCTACTATGGTCTGTTCGGGGATAGACTGTTTGAGGATTTCGGTGAGCGCTTCCTGCGTCGCAACTGGCCGACGGTGGAATTACCGACAACATAGGGGTGCGGGGCTCCATGATGAGCCCGATCGCCCATCGTGGCGATGTTAAACGCATGGCCGGTGCTTTTACCGAAACGGCCCTCGATAAGGTCGAAAAAGTACTGGTTATTCCGGTGAAAGCCTCAACCGCCGCAGTCCACCCGAAACGTCCCCTGTTAATGTCTACTTTACAACCCTGACATTCAATCAGGTTGAGGATCTTGCCAGGCGGGAGAAGTATCACGGGCTCCCCACGGCGGCGCTGGACGCTGATGAAGTCGACGCTCTGATCGCGCTTGGCGGGGAGCTTCTGCAGCAATCAGAGCCATTCCAAAAGTTTCTCGCCGACATGAAGCCGGAATCCAACGCATCGGGTGGTTCTAAAACCGGTACTCCGCCATGAACGAGCCAAAGCTGTTCCTTGGATCAAGGAACGACCTACTGGTTTACCAATGGCAAAGAAAAGAGAATTTTTGACGCTGCACCCGAGAATTTCGCACCGGCTTTCCCCAATCACTGCCCTTACAATCTCGCCATGGGCCGAAGCGAACCCATTGATCCCACGAACTTCAAGATCGTGGATGGCCAACTCCTGTTATTTCACCGTTCTGCAGAACACAATGGACGTAAGCGATGGGAGGAAACGGTCAGGTTCGGAGCAATGACCGATCGCGAGCTGATTAAAAGAGCACAAAGCAATCTTATGAAAGTCAGGTTCTGAGACTGTTCATCCTCGCCTACAAAACTGTGCCATCAGGAGGTATCCGCATGAGTCATCAATCAAAGTCAGAGCAACGCTCACGTATCATCAACGCCCTTGCTGGCGGTTGGGTCGCGGACGCAGCCAGCCTGGGCCTGCACTGGTTGTATGACAGCCAGCGCATTCTTGAGGTTGGCGGCCAGTCACCCGAATTCCTGCCGCCGAAGGCCGACTATTTCAAAGGTGGATTCGGTTACTTTGCCCATGAAGGTAAACAGCCTGGTGACGTCAGTCACTATGGCGCAGCCACAGGGGTGCTGACAGATAGCCTGCTGGCCAATGAAGGGGCTCTGGATGTCCGTGATTATCAGCGGCGCTTTCGCGCTTTCTTTGGCCCCGGCGGCCGCTGGCAGGGTTATATCGATAACCCGACCCGAGTCACTCTGGATAACTTGAACACCATCGAACAGAACGCCATTGAACAGGCCAGGTCGACAACCACCACCGAACTGACAGACAAACAGAAGCGTTTGCTGGTGCAGAAAGTTTTACCCTACACCCGGCACCTGAGCGGCGATCAACTGGCGGAACCGGTCCGCAAAGCCTGGCAAACGCCCGTTCCGGTTCCTCGCTGGACGCGCCAGGTGCCGGCGACACCTACGGACGCACCTGCTACCTGGGCGAAGCCATGCCGGTGATCTTTCATATCCTGAGCCATGCCGACAGCTTTACTGAGGCCGTTCGCGCCAATATCCATTGCGGGGGTGATTCCTGCGGGCGGGCCTGGATCATCGGGCCGGCGATGGCAGTCCTGCACGGCGTTGGCGGGGAACGCGGCATTCCTCTGAGCTGGCTGGCCCGGGTAACCGATGCCCCTGCGATCCTCACGGATATTGAGGCACTGGTTAACCAAACCTGGACACCGAAAGAGCAGAACCATGAACAATCCGGTTGTCCGGCGCATTGAGAATGCGCTCTAGGGCGCCTTCATCGGCGATGCGCTTGCCATGCCGGTGCATTGGTTCTGTTCAACCGAACGCATTCGTGAGCGGTTTCCCGGGGGCATAGACCGGTATTTTCCGGCCCCGCACCCCCATCCGGATGCCTTCATGCTGGGCATGACCTATCAACCGGACCTGGAGAAGGCCGAGGCTTCCGGGCGTCCCTACGACATACTCCATCAACACGCCCGCTTTTACCGGACCAGACCAGTTACAGTAACTTTGGTTTCTCTCTTGGCGATCGGGACCCTTACACCGAGATTTACCTGCGGCGCTGGTTCGAGCATTACAGCCAGGGCACCGCTCCGGAAAACTGCGCCGAACACCAGCGCTTCCCTAGCGTTTCCCGCTTTTTTTCTTGGGTCCGTTGAACGACCGATTGGAGTATATAGGACTGCAATAATTCATTAGGCGAATTTGTTGGACCGAAGGCCTCTCGGGGTTTAGAACAATGTTGGCATATATGCAGTTTCGAACTTCATTGTGATTCGACTCTGCCAGGTCAGTATTTATTGCACAAGAAGGTACTACAAAACCATCAAACCGCTCATCGAGGAGGTAGCGGTCACCTAAAAACTGGGTGGCAGAAGGGTACGGGTAAAGGTGCCACCCATCCGGTAATTCTTCAGGGGTTATATGGTGCAGTCTCAATGAAGGCGATTCGTATACACCCATAACGTTGAGTTTGTTCGCCACCAACGGGTCTGGCATATAATTGCTCAATTCGAGCATCGCGTTTTGGACATTGCTGCTGAAGTATTGGACTGGGATGCTGGCACTGTTCCATCGCGCTCCTTCGCGATAACTCCTGGCCTTTTTGTAGTCTGCCAGCTTGTCGACGAACTTCTTGTTCGCTGATTTGAACAAGATCAAGAGTAGTCTCCGTACTGAATATCCTGAATGAAACCCTCCAGCACGCGTCGGCCAGATAGCGAACTCATTAGCTGACGAGGGGTATTTAGGTTGAGCGCCGGTACCGGCGAATCCAGCCAACGGGCCATTAGCTCCTTATCCCCCTCAAACAACCCTTGGAGAGCGTCTGTCCATACCTGGGTAAGGTTATCCAATTCTTCCGTTTGCGTGCGCGAAAGCGCTTTCCGCCGATAGAGTTTTGAGAGATTGGTCGGGTTGATATCCAGCGAGCCGGCAACTACATCCCGAGGAATCGCTTTCGCTATGGCGTGTAGAGCTCCACCTGATGCCGGGGCCCTGGATATTAGCTCAGCAGTAACTATACGAGAGACCGGCCGAGCCTTCGCATTTCCGACTCGAAACCGCAATAGGTCGTCTATGCTGCCGATCACTACTGCCTTTCGATTATCTTCAGAGTCTTCTAGCTGAATTGTCACATACTGCCCGCTAGCGGTGTCCGTTTCTAGCTGAGTACTCATAATCCCTCCAGGAAAACGTAGCAAGTACTCCATGATAATAGTACAAATTACGCCAAAAAGGAACGACGAGGAAACCACGAGCGGTACCACAAGTCCTTTGGGCCGGGCCGGGAAAAGCGCGATGGAAGATCTGGAGCCCGCGGATATTAATCGGCGGGTCAATCAAGGCAGTGTTATGAACTATGCCGAGCTTTATCCCTGTATTGATGAGGGCTGCCTCTTGCACACCAACTGTGCACCGAGTGCCTGGGCCAGCGACTGGCACCAAGCAAAGGCCGACCACTGGCGACATCCATAATCTAAAGGTCCAGGCCCTGATAAGTTGGCTATTCGCTTATTTTCAACCCCGACAAACCGCTTCGCGAGTCACGGGCACCCCTTACCAAGTTTCCCCGAACGGTCGGATATCCAGCTCGAAGGTCCAGGCTGAGGGATCCTGCTGGCAGAGATTCCAGACGGCATCAGCCACGGCTGCAGGTTTCACGAAGAAATCGTCCGGCTTGCCCGCGAGCCACTCGCGGGTACGAGGCAGGTCCACCACGCCATCAATCACCACATTGGCCACATGGATCTTCTCCGGCCCAAGCTGGCGCGCCATTGACTGGACCAGACTGCGCTGGGCGGCTTTGGCCGAGGCAAAGGGTGCGGTATTGGCTCGACCCCGGGTCGCCGCTGAGGCACTGGTGATGATAATGCTGGCGGTTTCATGCTGGCGCAGCTGAGGCAGCGCTGCTTTGGTGGCCGCCACCAGGCCCTGTACATTGATGCGCCAGTTGGCCTCGAAGTCTTCTAGGCTGGCCTCTTCCACGTTCTTGAAGACACCGCCGCCGGCGTTATACATCATCACCGAAACCGGCCCGAGCTCGCTATCGACTGCGGCCAGCACTGCGGTGATCTGCTCTGGTTCCATCATGTCACACACAAAGGCACGGGCGCCGGTGACCAATTGCTCCAGCTGCTTCAGATAGTCTTGGCTACGGGCCAGCATCGCCACCTGAAAGCCCTCGGCGCTGAAACGCCGCACAAAGGCCTCGCCGTTGCCTGGCCCAACACCCATAACAACACATACCTTGTTCATCTGCTGTCTCTCTCGTCGGTCACACCGGCTAGTTTGTCAGGAACTGGTCAGTCTCGTGTTGAGGGGCAAGGTGCTCCACAAGGCGCGCAAGCCGTTTCGTCCCTCTGGTTTAACGCCGTCTCTACGTTACCCTGCCCGGAATTAAATGCATAGGTTGGACTGTTCAGATGATCCACCAAGATCAGCGCCAAAATCATTGCGAGAATCAACAGGATACGGGTGCGATTGTAGGCTCGTTCCATCGTTTTCTCCCGCATCAGTTTGGCAACCGGAACCAGGGCCGTAGCCGGATACCAATCAACGACCCGACGAAGGCGCTGGCGAACCATACCCAGGCATGCAGGCTGGCCGAGGCAATGCCAGAAAACAGCGCCCCGATGTTGCATCCAAAGCCCAGCCTGGCGCCATAGCCGAGCAGCAATCCGCCCACCACTGAGGCCAGAAACTGCCGGCCTTCGGGCCTGTTGCGACTGGCTTCATTGAAGCGGTTAGCCAGGCCCGCCGCGAGCATGGCACCGAGCAGCAATCCGAAGTTCATTACCGATGGGATGTTGGTGAGCACTGAATCCTTGAGAGCCATAGCCGGGTAGTCCCATTGCCAGAATTCGAACTGGGACATGTTCACACCTACCACCTCCAGCGTCTTGGCACCCCAGACGTTAAACGCGAAGGTAATGCTCCAGGGTGCGCCACCGATGGCGAGGGTGAGGGCATTGCCAGCGGCCAGAATCAGGATCGCCCAAGTAAATGGCCAGCGGCCACTGAGCAACGTTCTCAGCACGCCGTGGTGTTGGCTTTTCCACAGCAGTTCATCCCGTTCAATTGAGCCATGGGCCTTGCGCTCAATGCGGTTGACCCACCAGGCAAGCAGCCCGAGCGCGACAAACTGCACCAGGATCGCGCCGCTGACGCCGAAGGTGTTGACCAGTGGCACCGGATCGAACCCTGGCTGATCCAGCCACCAGGGCAGATGAATGGAACCGAGAACGGTACCGGCGATAAAGAACACCAGCGTCACCACCATCCGTATATTACCGGCACCAACGGTGAACAGGGTGCCGGAGCCACAGCCACCACCCAGTTGCATTCCCATACCAAACAGGAAAGAGCCCAAAACCAGAGAGGTACCTACCGGCGCCACCGCACCCACCAGACCTTCTTGGCCACTGTGCAGCATGGGCACCATGATCAATGAGGTCACGCCGAACAGCAGTAACTGGGCCCGCATGCCGGCACCGCGCTTTTTCACCACCAGATTGCGCCAACCGGCAGTGAAGCCAAAAGCTCCATGGTAGAGCGCCATGCCAAGCACCGTGCCCACCACAAACAGTGCCACCATGAACGGCGCCGTTTCCAGCCAGATCAGGCCACCCAACAGGGCAAGGCCAACCAGGGCGGTTGATACAATAAAGCGATCCACCTGCCATACCGGCTGTTGAATACTGGGCTGCAGAACTGCGGAATCAGTCATTACGTCGCCTCTCAGTTAAACCAGTCCAGAACTTTACCCAATCCTTTTTTGGCAACCTGGAGCGGACGATTGCTGTCCTGAGACCATTCCGCCATGGAGCCATCGTAGAGGGCAACCTCTTCAAACCCGGCCAACTCACTCAATACAAACCAGTCTGTGGCGGCCCAATGGCCAGTGTTGCAGAACGCGATGGTGCGGGTGCCGGGGTTCAGTTCGGCCTGGTTTACCCGTTCGGTGATACTGGCCTGGTTGAGATACCAGACTTGACCGCGTTCACCCAAAAAGTCCCCATGGGGCAGGCTTCGTGAACCGGGAATCGTGCCCAGTGCCTTGACCGCTGGCGACTTGTTTTCACCCCGGAAATAATCCGAAGGGCGTGCATCTACCAGCTGGGCCTGGGTGCCCCGGGCCTCCTCTACTTCCTCCAGTGAAGCAATCAGATTCCGCTGGAGTGACCCTTTGAATTCGGTCACCGCACCCTGACCACTCTCACCGCTGGCCACCTCGAAACCGGCGGCCTGCCAGCCAGCAAAACCGCCATTGAGAATGGTAACGTCATTATGGCCCAACACCCGGAAGGTCCAGTATACCCGGGCGGCGCTGCCAAAATCCGTCGCGCCAGTACCGGCGGGGACAATGACAACGACATCGTCATTACTGATCCCGAGGCCACCAATCAGGCGCTCCAGGCTGGTAACCGGTGGCAGGAGGCCAGCCACGCCATCCCGGCTTTCACGCCAACCATCCCCAGTGTAGCTACTGTACACAGATCCTGGAATGTGGGCCTTCTGGAAACTGCTGCGGTCACCACCGTTATCGATGCTGGAACGAACGTCCAGCATCACCAGATTACCCTGATTGAGATTAGTGTCCAGCCAACTGGCATCCACCAGAGGCGGCGTTCTGTCGCTTTCAGCCATTGCCAGCGAACTGGCGGCAAAAGCCAAAACCACTACCAAAATCCGAACCATGGTGCTACTCCTCTGCTGATAATTCTTGAGCGACCATTATGGTTGTAATTCTCTGGAATGCATAGAGCCCTATCTATTGCGTTTTGTTATAAGGAAATCTCTGGATTTTTTATCCGATAAGCGACAAAAGCCGCTATTATGAGAAATAGCGGCTTTTTAATGGGCGGTTTTTGACGATCAATGACTAACGGAATTCGGAAAAGTTAGCTCGCAGGTTCAGAGCCTCCCTAAGTATCCAGATGCAGCCAGCGGGCCAGCCGGGAGTGCGGGCGTCTGCCGAGATACAACGGCAGGGTGCTCATGACCACCAGAATGACGGCAGCGGCCACGACCGTCAGCATCGCATTGAGTTCAAAACTGTGGCCCAGTCCGGCAAACACGAAGGCCATGGGTAACATCCCGATGGTTGTCGCGAGCGCGTAACGCCAGAGCGAGATCGCAGTGACACCGGCTGCGTAACTGATCAGGGCAAACGAAAACAGCGGAATCAAGCGGGTCAACATCACCGCAACGAACAGAAAGCGCTGGGAACCCCGGGTTATCGCCCAGCTGGCGAAGCACCAGCCAAATCACCGCCATCAGGAGCGCGACGATGACTAACACGGAAACTCGGAAAACCCATTTTGGACGGTGCATCCGGGTATTCTACCGGTATCGTAGAGGGCGGGAAGGGGCGAAGGAAAATTGCAGACCGCGCGGAACGCGCCACGCGGTCTGACCGATCATTACTGGTTCTTGCTCCAGGCAAATTTCTTGAACGGCTCATCCACCGGCGTTTCGGCGATATGGTTGATGTAGTTACTCATTACTTTCTGGGACAGCACCATAATGACTTCCAGCACCTGGCGGTTTTTGTAACCGGCCTTGAAGAACGCTTCCAGATCATCCTGGCTAACATTGCCCCGTTTGTTCATAACGGCCAGCGTGAAGGTGCGCAATGCTTCCAGCTTGTCGCTGGGCAGCGGCGTTTCATCACGCAAGGCATCGATAATGTCATCAGACACTTTCATCATTTTGGCAATGCCGGTATGCGAGGGCACGCAGTAATGGCAGGCATTCTCGACGTTAATAGTTTGCCAGACCACGGTTTTCTCGTCGTTGTCAAAGCTGCTGTCCAGAACCAGCTGGTGCAGTTTCTGATACGCCTCAAGCACCTGAGGTGACTCCGCCATTACCGCATGAAGCCCCGGGATCATGCCCATGTTCTTCTGTGAGTTTTCCAGGAAAGGCTTGGACCCTTCCGGCGCACTGTCTATATCATGCTTTTTAAAATCTGTCATGTTCACCTCCAGACTAATGAGCGATCGTTCAGCTACTTCGTCACCGTACCTGTTGTTGAGCGATCATTCAATATACAATTGCTTCCGCTAAACGTCTTTTAATGACTTGTGCAGCACATCAAGAGCCGTTGGCCCGGACTGCACAGCGACACCGAGAAGTTGAACACCATGGCAAGAATCGCACGCTACGACAGACAATCCGCACTCGACAAAGCCGTCGTTCTGTTTTGGCAGAAGGGGTACCACAATTCCTCTATCAAACAGGTCGAGCATGCTCTCGATATGCGCCCGGGGAGCATCTATGCAGCGTTTGGCAGCAAAGACGGTCTGTTTCTCGAAGCGTTGGCCTGTTATGCCAAAGAGTCCGGCGACCATCTTTCCCGTCACCTGGCAACATACCCCTCTACTATTGAGGGCTTGCAGGATTACCTGAGAGACATTGCACTGGCCTGTAATCCGGGCGGATCAATGCCTTCGCGCGCTTGCATGGTGATAAAGACCCTACTGGAAACCAGTAACACTCATCTGCCGATCAACCAGGAGGTTAACCGGGTACTTGATGCAATCGAGCACCGCCTCGGAGAGGTACTGGAGCAGGCCAAAAACGATCACGAACTCAAACCCGACGTGGACTGCAAACGTCTTGCCCGCCTCCTCCAGGCGCAAATCATTGGTTTACGCTCCTTTGCACAGAGAGACACTTGCGCCCCCAATGTGGTCGAGCTGGGCGAGGACATGGCTGGTATTCTAGACCATTACCGGCTTTAGCCTGGACATGAGGATTTCGCTACTCATATCTTGTATGTTGAGTGATATCCGATTTCAATCCGGCCTATAATTGGCGTACTGGCACACAAACTCAGGAGATACTATGAAACTCTGGCTAGTCAACACACTCATGGTTTTGTCGCTCATTGTCAGCCCGCAGTTACTGGCCCAGGAAGACCCGATGAGAGTCGGCATGTCGGGGCAATATTTCCCGTTCACCTTCGTGGAGCTGGACGAACTTAAAGGCTTTGAAGTAGATGTTATGACCGCGCTGGGCAAGGAGATGGGGCGCGAGATTACCTTCCAGACTGCCAATTTCTCGGGGCTGTTTGGTATGCTGGGAGCCGGTCGTATCGACACCGTCGCCAATCAAATCACCATCACCGAAGATCGCCAGAAAGCGTATATTTTTAGCGAACCCTACGTTTACGACGGCGCCCAGGTGGTGGTCAAAGAAGGTAACGCCGAGATTCAGGATGTTGAAGATCTCAAAGGCAAAACGGTCGCGGTGAACCTCGGCTCTAATTTCGAAACACTGTTGCGTGAATTGCCTTACTCCGATCAGATCAACATCAAAACCTACGAGAGCAATATTGAGCGCGACACCGCCCTGGGCCGCGTGGATGCCTTTGTGATGGATCGGGTCAGCGCCAGCCAGATCATCAAAGACAAACCCCTGCCGCTGGCACTGGCCGGTAAGCCCTTCTCGCAAATCACCAACGCCTATCCGTTCC from Marinobacter sp. LV10R510-11A harbors:
- a CDS encoding amino acid ABC transporter substrate-binding protein; this encodes MKLWLVNTLMVLSLIVSPQLLAQEDPMRVGMSGQYFPFTFVELDELKGFEVDVMTALGKEMGREITFQTANFSGLFGMLGAGRIDTVANQITITEDRQKAYIFSEPYVYDGAQVVVKEGNAEIQDVEDLKGKTVAVNLGSNFETLLRELPYSDQINIKTYESNIERDTALGRVDAFVMDRVSASQIIKDKPLPLALAGKPFSQITNAYPFQDTETGRALRDEVNQALKTLRENGTLASISEKWFGTDITQP
- a CDS encoding antitoxin Xre/MbcA/ParS toxin-binding domain-containing protein; this translates as MSTQLETDTASGQYVTIQLEDSEDNRKAVVIGSIDDLLRFRVGNAKARPVSRIVTAELISRAPASGGALHAIAKAIPRDVVAGSLDINPTNLSKLYRRKALSRTQTEELDNLTQVWTDALQGLFEGDKELMARWLDSPVPALNLNTPRQLMSSLSGRRVLEGFIQDIQYGDYS
- a CDS encoding YeeE/YedE family protein; the protein is MTDSAVLQPSIQQPVWQVDRFIVSTALVGLALLGGLIWLETAPFMVALFVVGTVLGMALYHGAFGFTAGWRNLVVKKRGAGMRAQLLLFGVTSLIMVPMLHSGQEGLVGAVAPVGTSLVLGSFLFGMGMQLGGGCGSGTLFTVGAGNIRMVVTLVFFIAGTVLGSIHLPWWLDQPGFDPVPLVNTFGVSGAILVQFVALGLLAWWVNRIERKAHGSIERDELLWKSQHHGVLRTLLSGRWPFTWAILILAAGNALTLAIGGAPWSITFAFNVWGAKTLEVVGVNMSQFEFWQWDYPAMALKDSVLTNIPSVMNFGLLLGAMLAAGLANRFNEASRNRPEGRQFLASVVGGLLLGYGARLGFGCNIGALFSGIASASLHAWVWFASAFVGSLIGIRLRPWFRLPN
- a CDS encoding ADP-ribosylglycohydrolase family protein; this encodes MSHQSKSEQRSRIINALAGGWVADAASLGLHWLYDSQRILEVGGQSPEFLPPKADYFKGGFGYFAHEGKQPGDVSHYGAATGVLTDSLLANEGALDVRDYQRRFRAFFGPGGRWQGYIDNPTRVTLDNLNTIEQNAIEQARSTTTTELTDKQKRLLVQKVLPYTRHLSGDQLAEPVRKAWQTPVPVPRWTRQVPATPTDAPATWAKPCR
- a CDS encoding carboxymuconolactone decarboxylase family protein → MTDFKKHDIDSAPEGSKPFLENSQKNMGMIPGLHAVMAESPQVLEAYQKLHQLVLDSSFDNDEKTVVWQTINVENACHYCVPSHTGIAKMMKVSDDIIDALRDETPLPSDKLEALRTFTLAVMNKRGNVSQDDLEAFFKAGYKNRQVLEVIMVLSQKVMSNYINHIAETPVDEPFKKFAWSKNQ
- a CDS encoding SDR family NAD(P)-dependent oxidoreductase — encoded protein: MNKVCVVMGVGPGNGEAFVRRFSAEGFQVAMLARSQDYLKQLEQLVTGARAFVCDMMEPEQITAVLAAVDSELGPVSVMMYNAGGGVFKNVEEASLEDFEANWRINVQGLVAATKAALPQLRQHETASIIITSASAATRGRANTAPFASAKAAQRSLVQSMARQLGPEKIHVANVVIDGVVDLPRTREWLAGKPDDFFVKPAAVADAVWNLCQQDPSAWTFELDIRPFGETW
- a CDS encoding ADP-ribosylglycohydrolase family protein, which produces MPVIFHILSHADSFTEAVRANIHCGGDSCGRAWIIGPAMAVLHGVGGERGIPLSWLARVTDAPAILTDIEALVNQTWTPKEQNHEQSGCPAH
- a CDS encoding TetR/AcrR family transcriptional regulator, giving the protein MARIARYDRQSALDKAVVLFWQKGYHNSSIKQVEHALDMRPGSIYAAFGSKDGLFLEALACYAKESGDHLSRHLATYPSTIEGLQDYLRDIALACNPGGSMPSRACMVIKTLLETSNTHLPINQEVNRVLDAIEHRLGEVLEQAKNDHELKPDVDCKRLARLLQAQIIGLRSFAQRDTCAPNVVELGEDMAGILDHYRL
- a CDS encoding RES family NAD+ phosphorylase translates to MILFKSANKKFVDKLADYKKARSYREGARWNSASIPVQYFSSNVQNAMLELSNYMPDPLVANKLNVMGVYESPSLRLHHITPEELPDGWHLYPYPSATQFLGDRYLLDERFDGFVVPSCAINTDLAESNHNEVRNCIYANIVLNPERPSVQQIRLMNYCSPIYSNRSFNGPKKKSGKR
- a CDS encoding sulfurtransferase; this translates as MVRILVVVLAFAASSLAMAESDRTPPLVDASWLDTNLNQGNLVMLDVRSSIDNGGDRSSFQKAHIPGSVYSSYTGDGWRESRDGVAGLLPPVTSLERLIGGLGISNDDVVVIVPAGTGATDFGSAARVYWTFRVLGHNDVTILNGGFAGWQAAGFEVASGESGQGAVTEFKGSLQRNLIASLEEVEEARGTQAQLVDARPSDYFRGENKSPAVKALGTIPGSRSLPHGDFLGERGQVWYLNQASITERVNQAELNPGTRTIAFCNTGHWAATDWFVLSELAGFEEVALYDGSMAEWSQDSNRPLQVAKKGLGKVLDWFN